In the [Clostridium] colinum genome, one interval contains:
- a CDS encoding CHC2 zinc finger domain-containing protein has product MDIFTKVKENVSMYSLISHFNFKTNRQNFMICPFHREDTPSLKIYDNSFCCFGCHKAGTVIDFTMYYLDMDVLQATKYLAKIFNICTDERLSIRERYTQDIAERNSGKVANKVFEQWLKNTWDTILTYYRILHQNSFNYDLENKLYVEAIHNLTKLDYYIDWLKEDPFEFYKLNRKWVEKIEKRLITING; this is encoded by the coding sequence ATGGATATATTTACAAAAGTAAAAGAAAATGTATCAATGTATAGTTTGATAAGTCATTTTAACTTTAAAACAAATAGGCAAAATTTTATGATATGTCCATTTCACAGAGAAGATACACCAAGCTTAAAAATATATGATAATAGTTTTTGTTGTTTTGGGTGTCATAAAGCAGGGACAGTAATAGATTTTACAATGTATTATTTAGATATGGACGTATTACAAGCTACAAAATATTTAGCTAAGATATTTAATATATGCACAGATGAAAGGTTAAGTATTAGAGAAAGATATACACAAGATATAGCTGAAAGAAATAGTGGCAAAGTAGCAAATAAAGTATTTGAACAGTGGTTAAAAAATACTTGGGATACTATATTAACTTATTACAGAATACTACACCAGAATAGTTTTAACTATGATTTAGAAAATAAACTTTATGTAGAGGCTATACACAATTTAACTAAGTTAGACTATTACATAGATTGGTTAAAAGAAGACCCTTTTGAATTTTATAAACTTAATAGGAAGTGGGTGGAAAAAATTGAAAAACGACTTATTACAATTAACGGGTGA
- a CDS encoding siphovirus Gp157 family protein gives MKQTIYEIMGDYNTLYEMASDEELSKEFEQMLKDTKESIDYSLEDKAYSYAKVCKNLAYSRSLLEGQEKFLKEELERVQSKIKSNKNNEKRIKDTLLEAMQLADIPKFKNDTFTIYQSKSISVEVLDCEKALNQDLASIEIKPDKDKIKRKLQAGENLDFAKLKESKFLVIK, from the coding sequence ATGAAACAAACAATTTATGAAATAATGGGAGACTATAATACACTTTATGAAATGGCATCAGATGAAGAATTGTCAAAAGAGTTTGAGCAAATGCTGAAAGATACTAAAGAAAGTATAGATTATTCTCTAGAAGACAAAGCCTATAGTTATGCTAAAGTGTGTAAAAATTTAGCTTATAGTAGGTCATTATTAGAAGGACAAGAGAAATTTTTAAAAGAAGAGCTTGAAAGAGTACAGAGTAAAATTAAATCAAATAAAAATAACGAAAAACGTATAAAAGATACATTACTAGAAGCTATGCAACTTGCAGATATACCTAAATTTAAAAATGACACTTTTACTATATATCAAAGTAAAAGTATATCTGTAGAAGTTTTAGACTGTGAAAAAGCATTAAATCAAGATTTAGCTAGTATCGAGATTAAACCAGATAAAGACAAAATTAAAAGAAAGCTACAAGCTGGAGAAAATCTTGATTTTGCAAAATTAAAAGAAAGTAAGTTTTTAGTTATTAAGTAG
- a CDS encoding Holliday junction resolvase RecU, which translates to MNNKVIGNEFEKEFALYLQSKGMFVYNLPNKHTGQPFDIIAVKGYIFFAFECKHCKGDTFSLSRVEDNQMQALRKLEKAKANNYFFVFKFDDEIRFCEASYIKDKLKIGKKVHKDELSSFKRLEELLSILS; encoded by the coding sequence ATGAATAATAAAGTAATTGGAAATGAATTTGAGAAAGAATTTGCTTTATATTTGCAAAGTAAAGGTATGTTTGTATATAACCTACCTAACAAACATACAGGACAACCTTTTGATATAATAGCAGTTAAAGGATATATATTTTTTGCTTTTGAATGCAAACACTGTAAGGGGGATACATTTAGCCTTAGTAGAGTAGAAGATAACCAGATGCAAGCATTAAGAAAGTTAGAAAAGGCTAAGGCTAATAATTACTTTTTTGTTTTTAAGTTTGATGATGAAATAAGATTTTGTGAGGCTAGCTATATAAAAGATAAACTTAAAATAGGTAAGAAAGTACATAAAGATGAACTATCAAGTTTTAAAAGATTGGAGGAATTACTATCCATATTATCATAA
- a CDS encoding phage antirepressor KilAC domain-containing protein, with amino-acid sequence MNELLKIDLNENQEPIISGRELHQVLGVKTKYIDWFKRMLEYGFNQNIDYVLVAQKRETNNPKNPYTEITDHALKLDMAKEIAMIQRNEKGKQVRQYFIEVEKEYNSPEKIMARALNIANKQLETLTLVNKQQEQQIKKLQPKATYYDLILQCPDLLSVTQIAKDYGKGGAWLNKKLNELGIQYKHRDTWLLYSKYADKGYTSSTTHDYADSKGVIHSRLHTYWTQKGRLFIYEQLKRVNILPLIEKENIKDAI; translated from the coding sequence ATGAATGAATTATTAAAAATTGATTTAAACGAAAATCAAGAGCCTATTATAAGTGGTAGGGAATTACATCAAGTTTTAGGAGTTAAAACAAAATATATTGATTGGTTTAAAAGAATGTTAGAGTATGGCTTTAATCAAAATATAGATTATGTATTGGTTGCTCAAAAAAGAGAAACCAATAATCCTAAAAATCCATATACAGAGATAACAGACCACGCATTAAAATTAGATATGGCAAAAGAAATTGCTATGATACAGAGAAATGAAAAAGGAAAGCAAGTAAGACAGTATTTTATAGAAGTAGAAAAAGAATACAACTCTCCAGAAAAAATAATGGCTAGAGCATTAAACATTGCAAATAAACAATTAGAAACATTAACACTTGTAAACAAACAACAAGAACAACAAATAAAAAAATTGCAACCTAAAGCTACATACTATGATTTAATCTTACAATGTCCAGATTTATTATCTGTAACACAAATAGCTAAAGATTATGGAAAAGGTGGAGCATGGCTAAATAAAAAGTTAAATGAATTAGGTATTCAATATAAACATAGAGATACTTGGTTACTTTATTCTAAATATGCAGATAAAGGTTATACAAGTTCTACAACGCACGATTATGCAGATAGCAAAGGCGTTATCCATTCAAGATTACACACTTATTGGACACAAAAAGGTAGATTATTTATATATGAACAATTAAAAAGGGTTAATATCTTACCTTTAATTGAAAAAGAAAATATAAAAGACGCTATTTAA
- a CDS encoding HNH endonuclease — protein sequence MIYKRCTICSARLEYNTICSCKAKYKTNSDNYKNDKEKKFYKSKDWQDTTNIIKNKFNYLDIYSYYVLGKIEKGQVVHHIVALDEDFSKRLSLSNLIYLTEKNHRKIHNLMKKGTEDKQKVQQLLFNLIKRFNMDFK from the coding sequence ATGATATATAAACGTTGTACTATATGTAGTGCTAGATTAGAATATAATACGATATGTAGTTGTAAAGCTAAGTATAAGACAAATAGTGATAACTATAAAAATGATAAAGAAAAAAAGTTTTATAAATCAAAAGATTGGCAAGATACAACTAATATTATAAAAAATAAATTTAACTATTTAGATATATACAGTTATTATGTTTTAGGTAAAATTGAGAAAGGACAGGTTGTACATCATATAGTAGCTTTAGATGAAGACTTTAGTAAAAGGTTATCTTTATCTAATTTAATTTATTTAACTGAGAAAAATCATAGAAAGATACATAATTTAATGAAAAAAGGGACTGAAGATAAGCAAAAGGTACAGCAATTATTATTTAATCTTATAAAAAGGTTTAATATGGATTTTAAATAG
- a CDS encoding terminase large subunit, with product MKCLEISKKKPKKILDELIQYANDCINGVIVSGYKHKLACKRFLKDIDRIESDDTFFFYWDEEEEEKIVKWFSYLRHSKGILSGQPIELTAWQKFNLCQIYGWRDIKTGYKRFKNAFIMVGRKNAKSQMEAGCILYEMSTQSTKNEELYECYCAGVKKEQSKIIFNECINLLRGSPLATRFNITKAEITHKKTGSFLRALNKEDGKKGDGTNPAILVIDEYHQHPTTEFYDLFLGSNVKEGICMIITTAGVDLNSPCYTQEFKYCVEILNGISQNDMYFVDILDIDIDDDITDPKIWEKANPIRCSYQKGREDLEAYFKVAKDIPEKMNVFKTKCLNMWVQAGENRYIDMAKWKACTVDYINIDINNKPVYVGFDMSAKIDLTSVSFIIPITIDKIKKYILFSHSFIPNVEKLRERIIKDKQPYDLWVERGYITITNTPVVDQNVVLKYVEDFCNKKGLNIECFCFDIHNASKLMLECSEKGYTVEEVYQSHKSLNESTSGFREEVYSGNIICEYNPVLNYAMANAIIKTNNGLIKIDKDKSTSRVDPVDATLCAFKLAYYHTDDGGNYIDDYLAIIDDFLE from the coding sequence ATGAAGTGTTTGGAGATATCTAAAAAGAAACCTAAAAAAATACTTGATGAACTTATACAATATGCAAATGACTGTATTAATGGAGTTATAGTTAGTGGATATAAGCATAAATTAGCTTGTAAAAGATTTTTAAAAGATATTGATAGGATAGAAAGTGATGATACTTTCTTTTTTTATTGGGACGAAGAAGAGGAAGAGAAAATAGTTAAATGGTTTAGCTATTTAAGACACAGTAAAGGCATACTTTCGGGACAACCTATTGAGCTAACCGCATGGCAAAAATTTAATTTATGTCAAATATATGGTTGGAGAGATATAAAAACAGGATATAAACGCTTTAAAAATGCATTTATAATGGTTGGACGTAAAAATGCAAAGTCTCAAATGGAGGCAGGTTGTATACTATATGAAATGTCTACTCAAAGCACTAAAAATGAAGAGTTGTATGAATGCTACTGTGCAGGTGTTAAAAAAGAACAATCTAAAATTATATTTAATGAGTGTATTAATCTATTAAGAGGCAGTCCTTTAGCTACAAGGTTTAATATAACAAAAGCAGAGATAACACACAAAAAGACAGGTAGTTTTTTAAGAGCACTTAATAAAGAAGATGGTAAAAAAGGAGATGGAACAAATCCTGCTATACTTGTTATAGACGAATACCACCAACACCCTACAACAGAATTTTATGACTTGTTTTTAGGTTCCAATGTAAAAGAGGGTATTTGTATGATAATAACAACGGCAGGTGTAGATTTAAACTCTCCTTGTTATACGCAAGAGTTTAAATATTGTGTTGAAATACTTAATGGTATATCTCAAAATGATATGTATTTTGTTGATATTTTAGATATAGACATAGATGATGATATAACAGACCCTAAAATATGGGAAAAGGCAAACCCTATAAGATGTAGTTATCAAAAAGGAAGGGAAGATTTAGAGGCTTATTTTAAGGTAGCTAAAGATATACCAGAGAAAATGAACGTATTTAAAACAAAATGCCTTAATATGTGGGTACAAGCAGGTGAAAATAGATATATTGATATGGCTAAATGGAAAGCTTGTACAGTAGATTATATTAATATAGATATTAATAATAAACCTGTATATGTAGGGTTTGATATGTCGGCAAAAATAGATTTAACATCAGTTAGTTTTATTATACCTATAACTATTGATAAAATAAAAAAATATATACTTTTTAGCCACTCATTTATACCAAATGTAGAAAAATTAAGGGAAAGAATTATAAAAGACAAGCAACCTTACGATTTATGGGTAGAAAGAGGATACATTACCATTACTAATACACCTGTAGTTGACCAAAATGTTGTACTTAAGTATGTAGAAGATTTTTGTAACAAAAAAGGGTTAAATATAGAATGTTTTTGTTTTGATATACATAATGCATCTAAATTAATGCTTGAGTGTAGTGAAAAAGGCTACACAGTAGAAGAAGTATATCAAAGTCATAAATCATTAAACGAAAGTACAAGTGGCTTTAGAGAAGAGGTATACAGTGGTAATATTATTTGCGAATATAACCCTGTATTAAACTATGCAATGGCTAATGCTATTATAAAAACTAATAATGGTCTTATTAAAATAGACAAAGATAAAAGCACAAGTAGGGTTGACCCTGTGGACGCAACACTATGTGCATTTAAATTAGCTTATTATCATACAGACGACGGAGGAAATTACATAGATGATTATTTAGCTATAATAGATGATTTTTTGGAGTAA
- a CDS encoding 3'-5' exonuclease: MSSYQNKKYYDFKGLEEYDLNKCLRLPLNEYVVVDIETTGLTPSSEIIEVCALHIIDGNVVDKYSSLIDYPDRKSLPKKITELTGITLDMMREDGGYVEDVLQNLKNFIGDKPICCHNAKFDLNFLKDKLGKYINTNINNDFIDTLYISREFLSDKLSNHKLPTIAKYFNIDTTNLHRAEGDCMVTYNIYEKLKEFLEPEFENQTINYEDFQKENKPPSCSKILILGLCLIFFTPITLSYLVWKHVNGGKPIKIVIIILIWFIAFMMFSTSSFVEVSK; the protein is encoded by the coding sequence ATGAGTTCATACCAAAATAAAAAATACTATGATTTTAAAGGTCTTGAAGAGTATGATTTGAACAAATGTTTAAGGTTACCATTAAATGAATATGTCGTTGTTGATATAGAAACAACAGGGTTAACACCTTCATCTGAAATAATTGAAGTTTGTGCATTACATATTATTGATGGTAATGTTGTAGACAAATATAGCTCTTTAATAGACTATCCAGATAGGAAATCATTACCTAAAAAAATAACTGAATTAACAGGTATAACACTTGATATGATGAGAGAAGATGGTGGTTATGTAGAAGATGTACTACAAAATCTTAAAAATTTTATAGGTGATAAACCTATTTGTTGTCATAATGCTAAATTTGATTTAAACTTTTTAAAAGATAAGCTTGGTAAATATATAAATACCAATATTAATAATGACTTTATAGATACATTATATATTTCAAGAGAATTTTTATCCGATAAATTATCAAATCATAAACTTCCTACGATAGCTAAATATTTTAACATCGACACAACTAACCTACATAGAGCAGAAGGCGATTGTATGGTTACATATAACATTTATGAAAAACTAAAAGAATTTTTAGAGCCTGAATTTGAAAATCAAACTATAAATTATGAAGATTTTCAAAAAGAAAATAAACCTCCTAGTTGTTCTAAAATATTAATTTTGGGGTTATGTTTAATATTTTTTACACCTATAACATTAAGTTATTTAGTTTGGAAACATGTAAATGGTGGTAAACCCATAAAAATTGTTATAATTATTCTTATATGGTTTATTGCATTTATGATGTTTTCAACCTCATCTTTTGTTGAAGTATCCAAATAA
- a CDS encoding YozE family protein produces MTTNKDKYWNFKKWVSNFKDVTLLPIGDLARDIICDEEFPEDDYFIDILNYLQEKNVSDEIIKTFNLTWVYYLSSTNN; encoded by the coding sequence ATGACAACTAATAAAGATAAGTATTGGAACTTCAAAAAATGGGTATCAAATTTCAAAGATGTTACATTGTTACCTATTGGGGATTTAGCTAGAGATATTATATGTGATGAAGAATTTCCCGAAGATGATTATTTTATTGATATACTTAACTATTTACAAGAAAAAAATGTATCTGATGAAATAATCAAAACTTTTAATCTAACTTGGGTATACTATTTGTCATCAACAAATAATTAA
- a CDS encoding DUF1492 domain-containing protein, producing MTDEQKKDIIRDLNRAFKLTKIKQRLEREYKQKLKEMDSISVSCEEIKASSIASKVENKALDLVSLKKDIDLHNVKIEEVKREIACIIDKLEDDTLKNLLRLRYLEFRKWEDIMYILNYSRRYIFKLHNKALNQISKNLK from the coding sequence ATGACAGACGAGCAAAAGAAAGATATAATAAGAGACTTAAATAGAGCCTTTAAACTTACAAAAATAAAACAAAGGTTAGAAAGGGAATATAAACAAAAGTTAAAAGAAATGGATAGTATAAGTGTATCTTGTGAAGAAATAAAAGCAAGTAGTATTGCATCTAAAGTTGAAAATAAAGCCTTAGATTTAGTTAGCCTTAAAAAAGATATAGATTTACATAATGTTAAAATTGAAGAAGTAAAAAGGGAAATAGCTTGTATTATAGATAAACTAGAAGATGATACATTAAAAAATTTATTAAGGCTTAGGTATTTAGAGTTTAGAAAATGGGAAGATATTATGTATATTTTAAACTATTCTAGAAGATATATATTTAAATTACATAATAAAGCTTTAAATCAAATATCAAAAAATTTAAAATAG
- a CDS encoding AAA family ATPase produces the protein MAKVIGIMGESGSGKTTSMQNLDPKTTFYIDADKKGLSWKRWREQYSIENLNYAKSDDARLILNILKQINKGTMKLKDGSSKDMKHIKTIVVDTLNGIMVADEMRRCKEKGYDKWQDLAQSVWEIVDIPLDFRDDLTVIFIAHSQTDRDDSGEIMTRIKTNGNKLGKILLESKMTTVLWAMQINGNYIFKTRADKSTCKTPKGAFEVDEIENDITKVLEALKDY, from the coding sequence ATGGCAAAAGTAATAGGAATAATGGGAGAAAGTGGCAGTGGAAAAACTACAAGTATGCAAAATCTTGACCCTAAAACAACCTTTTATATAGATGCAGATAAAAAGGGTTTAAGTTGGAAACGTTGGAGAGAACAGTATAGTATAGAGAATTTAAATTATGCAAAATCAGATGATGCTAGATTAATACTTAATATCTTAAAACAGATTAATAAAGGTACAATGAAGCTAAAAGATGGTAGTTCAAAAGATATGAAACATATTAAAACAATAGTAGTTGATACATTAAATGGCATTATGGTTGCAGATGAAATGAGAAGATGTAAAGAAAAAGGTTATGATAAATGGCAAGATTTAGCACAGTCAGTGTGGGAAATAGTAGATATTCCTTTAGATTTTAGAGATGATTTAACAGTAATATTTATAGCCCACTCTCAAACAGATAGAGATGACAGTGGAGAGATAATGACTAGAATAAAAACAAATGGAAATAAACTAGGCAAAATATTATTAGAAAGTAAAATGACAACAGTATTATGGGCAATGCAGATAAATGGTAATTACATATTTAAAACTAGGGCAGATAAATCTACTTGTAAAACTCCTAAAGGAGCATTTGAAGTAGATGAAATAGAAAATGATATTACAAAAGTGTTAGAGGCATTAAAAGATTATTAG
- a CDS encoding DUF927 domain-containing protein: MKNDLLQLTGDDYIELINKDDDLPNELFFTIIEEQNEVFKIQLLEKARRKSKSMGRLREFNNLLNAWTTKYSQEKKQALSNKTNFTGQALSLYCGKYKTNDMGIEYEYTSNNNSYCVTVCPHPLLPVERLVNIDTNNEKINLAFFKDERWQNVVADCVTVYNKSNICSLADRGILVTSENARDIVKYITEVISQNMKEIPLYKSISRLGWIEGNQFAPYVEDIKYDGDDAFENIYKHVKESGDYEKWLKHIKILRKNIYIRLLMATSFASPLIEKVGALPFVLHLWGTTGFGKTVTLMVGMSIWGNPAMGCLTRTMNMTQNSMARTSAFLYNIPFAADELQQIKTKWDNYDNLVMYLCEGIDRGRAKARGGVEETKVWKNSFIFTGEEPVTKADSGGGVKNRVIEIEVDKQIIEDGNLTANIVKDNYGFAGKKFIEYIQTLNIEDLKNEYRNIFKDILEKVDTTEKQAMSMALIILGDKLACECIFKDEQPLKLNDVRKYLTSNKSVDIGRRSYDFVLNWIAENQVRFTPEDNNGALWGKIEKDFVMVNKKVLEENLLKNNYDYTAVTKAWDKYGLVEKNSQGKFVHQRKVFDIKASYIKILLKENEIEDIAQVEIVNEDDKLPF, encoded by the coding sequence TTGAAAAACGACTTATTACAATTAACGGGTGATGATTACATAGAACTTATCAATAAAGATGATGACTTGCCTAATGAATTATTTTTTACAATTATAGAAGAGCAAAATGAAGTATTTAAAATACAGTTATTAGAAAAAGCAAGAAGGAAAAGCAAATCTATGGGTAGGCTTAGAGAGTTTAATAATTTATTAAATGCTTGGACAACAAAATATTCTCAAGAAAAGAAACAAGCTTTATCAAATAAGACAAATTTTACAGGACAAGCATTAAGCCTTTATTGTGGAAAATACAAAACAAATGATATGGGTATAGAATATGAATATACAAGTAATAACAATAGTTATTGTGTTACAGTATGTCCACACCCATTACTACCAGTTGAAAGGCTTGTAAATATAGATACAAACAATGAAAAAATAAATCTAGCATTTTTTAAAGATGAAAGATGGCAAAATGTAGTAGCAGACTGTGTAACAGTATATAACAAAAGTAATATATGTTCTTTAGCAGATAGAGGTATATTGGTAACTTCTGAAAATGCAAGAGATATAGTTAAGTACATAACAGAAGTTATTTCTCAAAATATGAAAGAGATACCCCTTTATAAATCTATCAGTAGGCTAGGTTGGATAGAAGGTAATCAGTTTGCGCCTTATGTTGAAGATATAAAATATGATGGTGATGATGCTTTTGAAAATATTTATAAACACGTTAAAGAAAGTGGAGATTATGAAAAATGGCTTAAACATATAAAAATACTTAGGAAAAATATTTATATTAGATTATTAATGGCTACAAGCTTTGCAAGTCCTCTTATAGAGAAAGTAGGAGCATTGCCTTTTGTATTACACCTATGGGGTACAACAGGCTTTGGTAAAACTGTAACATTAATGGTTGGTATGAGTATTTGGGGTAATCCTGCTATGGGCTGTTTAACAAGAACTATGAATATGACACAAAACTCTATGGCCAGAACATCAGCCTTTTTATATAACATACCTTTTGCAGCAGATGAGCTACAACAAATAAAAACAAAGTGGGATAATTATGACAACTTAGTTATGTATTTATGCGAAGGTATAGACAGAGGTAGAGCAAAGGCAAGAGGTGGAGTTGAAGAAACAAAAGTATGGAAGAATTCTTTTATTTTTACAGGAGAAGAGCCAGTAACTAAAGCAGATAGTGGTGGCGGTGTAAAAAATAGAGTTATAGAAATAGAAGTAGATAAGCAGATTATAGAAGATGGTAACCTAACTGCTAATATTGTAAAAGATAATTATGGTTTTGCAGGTAAAAAATTTATTGAATATATACAGACACTAAATATTGAAGATTTAAAAAATGAATACAGAAACATATTTAAAGATATTTTAGAAAAAGTGGATACAACAGAGAAACAAGCAATGAGTATGGCGTTAATAATTTTAGGGGACAAGCTAGCTTGTGAATGTATATTTAAAGATGAACAACCATTAAAGCTAAATGATGTTAGAAAATATTTAACATCAAATAAAAGTGTTGATATTGGTAGAAGGTCTTACGATTTTGTACTAAATTGGATAGCAGAAAATCAAGTAAGGTTTACACCAGAAGATAACAATGGAGCCTTATGGGGTAAGATAGAAAAAGACTTTGTAATGGTTAATAAAAAGGTATTAGAAGAAAACTTACTCAAAAATAACTATGACTATACAGCGGTTACAAAGGCTTGGGATAAATATGGCTTAGTAGAAAAAAATTCTCAAGGAAAGTTTGTACATCAAAGAAAAGTTTTTGATATAAAAGCTAGTTATATAAAAATATTGTTAAAAGAAAATGAAATAGAAGATATAGCACAAGTAGAAATAGTTAATGAAGATGATAAATTGCCTTTTTAA
- a CDS encoding DEAD/DEAH box helicase, whose product MYKENGKDLIIPIGLFSKIKSKFDLSMYKKEIKLADDKVFTFQNNINLYDYQQVAVYEMIKKGYGILLAPTGSGKTQMGISLACKLGYKTLWITHTKDLLKQSYDRAKQYIDNKYLGTITEGKIDIKDGITFSTIQTLSKLDLQSLKYEFNTVIVDECHRLAGTPTKLKQFSKVVNSLASRHKYGLTATLHRSDKLEQTTIAYLGNVAYEVKREFVKDKIINPKIVKIDTGIELTDECLSTDGTIDNNKLLTYLSQNIVRNLIISKYILNNKNNYNLILSHRIEQLENIYNMLPDTEKEKAVLLSSKLNKKARENAIKDMQQGLKNYMFATYSLAKEGLDIQRLDRLYLVSSSKDKAVVQQSVGRVMRVFENKDIPIVYDFVDDYIKANKDFTKRKGFYKNCGCDVSG is encoded by the coding sequence ATGTATAAAGAAAATGGAAAAGATTTAATAATACCTATAGGTTTGTTTTCTAAAATAAAAAGTAAGTTTGACTTATCTATGTATAAAAAGGAAATAAAACTAGCAGATGATAAAGTATTTACTTTTCAAAATAATATAAATTTATATGATTATCAACAAGTAGCAGTATATGAAATGATTAAAAAAGGTTATGGTATATTACTTGCACCAACAGGAAGTGGTAAAACACAAATGGGTATATCTTTAGCTTGTAAATTAGGCTATAAAACATTATGGATAACACATACAAAAGATTTGTTAAAACAGTCTTATGATAGAGCTAAACAGTATATAGACAATAAATATTTAGGAACTATTACAGAGGGAAAAATAGACATAAAAGATGGTATTACTTTTTCTACAATACAAACATTAAGTAAGCTAGATTTACAAAGTTTAAAATATGAATTTAACACAGTGATAGTAGATGAGTGCCACAGACTAGCAGGTACACCAACAAAGTTAAAACAATTTAGTAAGGTTGTAAATAGCCTAGCATCTAGACATAAATATGGTTTAACTGCTACATTACATAGAAGTGATAAACTAGAACAAACAACAATAGCTTATTTAGGGAATGTTGCTTATGAAGTAAAAAGGGAATTTGTAAAAGACAAAATAATAAATCCTAAAATAGTTAAAATAGATACAGGTATAGAGTTAACTGACGAATGTTTATCTACAGACGGTACAATAGATAACAATAAGCTATTAACCTATTTATCACAAAATATTGTTAGAAATTTAATTATAAGTAAATATATATTAAACAATAAAAATAATTATAACTTAATATTAAGTCATAGGATAGAACAATTAGAAAATATCTACAATATGTTACCAGATACAGAAAAAGAAAAAGCAGTTTTATTAAGTTCTAAACTAAATAAAAAAGCTAGAGAAAATGCTATAAAAGATATGCAACAAGGTTTAAAGAATTATATGTTTGCTACATATTCCTTAGCTAAAGAAGGACTAGATATACAAAGATTAGATAGGCTTTATTTAGTATCATCTTCTAAAGATAAAGCAGTAGTACAACAAAGTGTAGGTAGGGTTATGCGTGTATTTGAAAATAAAGATATACCTATTGTTTATGATTTTGTAGATGACTATATAAAGGCTAATAAAGATTTTACTAAGCGTAAAGGTTTTTATAAAAATTGTGGGTGTGATGTAAGTGGATAA
- a CDS encoding phage terminase small subunit P27 family, with protein MQVKHLTKEEIEEKEEQENLIIVGREDLKKPPSWLIDNIAKKEFKRIIKNFNNLEVIGNLDINNIAGYCNAYSFYIRATREIVESGVLTIKKQLPNGSYTMVENPLIKIQKQYADEMRRFASLCGLTIDSRLKLAVQKTTKERQCIDEVFGDI; from the coding sequence ATGCAGGTTAAACATCTTACAAAAGAAGAAATTGAAGAAAAAGAAGAACAAGAAAATCTTATAATAGTTGGGCGAGAAGATTTAAAAAAGCCCCCTAGTTGGCTTATAGACAATATTGCAAAAAAAGAGTTTAAACGCATAATAAAAAATTTTAATAATTTAGAAGTAATAGGAAATCTTGATATTAATAATATAGCTGGATACTGTAATGCCTACTCTTTTTATATAAGAGCTACTCGTGAGATAGTTGAAAGTGGAGTTTTAACTATAAAAAAGCAACTTCCAAATGGTTCGTATACTATGGTAGAAAACCCACTTATAAAAATACAAAAACAATATGCAGACGAAATGAGAAGATTTGCAAGTTTATGTGGACTAACTATTGATAGTAGGCTTAAGTTAGCAGTTCAAAAAACAACTAAAGAAAGGCAATGTATAGATGAAGTGTTTGGAGATATCTAA